In Scomber japonicus isolate fScoJap1 chromosome 7, fScoJap1.pri, whole genome shotgun sequence, one genomic interval encodes:
- the LOC128361771 gene encoding E3 ubiquitin-protein ligase Siah1-like has translation MAKKAQQHLFPPQTEESQSMCCFYRGILTSCITVWFESCTSSNKRALQLIVNAAGKVIDTSLPSLLDIYNMRLAGAEKLTISTLFPCKYASCGCKVTLPQTDKREHEELCDFRPFSCPYPATSCRWQGSLEGVMPHLVQKHKSIPTLQGEDVVILTIDINMPGEIFWLMMQSCFGFHFMLVLQKRRKYGGSHQFFAIVQLIGTEKQAENFGYRLELNKPQHRLTWEARPCSIHENIASAIMNDGCLIFDTFVAHLFAQNGNLDMKVTLFENV, from the exons ATGGCCAAGAAAGCTCAGCAGCACCTATTTCCTCCACAAACTGAGGAGAGCCAGAGCATGTGCTGCTTCTACCGTGGCATCCTGACCAGCTGCATCACTGTGTGGTTTGAAAGCTGCACCTCCTCCAACAAGAGAGCCCTGCAGCTCATAGTGAATGCAGCGGGGAAGGTCATTGATACCTCACTCCCCTCTCTACTCGACATCTACAACATGCGCTTG GCAGGTGCAGAGAAGTTGACCATCTCTACACTCTTCCCCTGCAAGTATGCCTCATGTGGCTGCAAAGTCACCCTGCCTCAAACCGACAAGAGAGAGCATGAAGAGCTGTGTGATTTCCGTCCATTCTCCTGCCCCTACCCCGCCACCTCCTGCAGGTGGCAGGGCAGTCTGGAAGGTGTCATGCCTCACCTGGTGCAAAAGCACAAGTCCATCCCCACGCTGCAG GGGGAGGATGTCGTAATACTGACTATAGACATTAACATGCCAGGCGAGATATTCTGGCTAATGATGCAGTCATGCTTCGGCTTCCACTTCATGCTGGTGTTGCAGAAACGGAGGAAGTACGGCGGCAGCCACCAGTTCTTTGCCATCGTGCAGCTCATCGGGACTGAAAAGCAAGCAGAGAACTTTGGTTACCGGCTAGAGCTGAACAAGCCCCAGCACCGCCTAACCTGGGAGGCCAGGCCCTGCTCCATCCACGAGAACATCGCCTCGGCCATCATGAATGACGGCTGCCTCATATTCGACACGTTCGTCGCACATCTATTCGCACAGAATGGCAATCTGGATATGAAGGTCACCCTCtttgaaaatgtataa